In the Drosophila gunungcola strain Sukarami unplaced genomic scaffold, Dgunungcola_SK_2 000001F, whole genome shotgun sequence genome, one interval contains:
- the LOC128263420 gene encoding LOW QUALITY PROTEIN: uncharacterized protein LOC128263420 (The sequence of the model RefSeq protein was modified relative to this genomic sequence to represent the inferred CDS: deleted 1 base in 1 codon), protein MSKRGAGLMAYVTAEEQLLNCYSPLEGDEVDSEVVAGPAAGSGVADHRVARPDSEAEPPEPESDLDPAVDSMLHVISDNSDIHSLISSGSGFKGWPEEHPSTSFVSAGERLIFGLCRHMMTAEEAAPAPEWTTCTPAKRPCSSHDVIEINDSPESAQDPAIALMQAVVNSPGILLTNGNVDQFAMEQHGDDEEDEHDLQVAEEGEQCVIYESVDGENMVVLAEEHCCEIIVATQGVACEQEFARAILMAGNGTGALLGLLPEESGGANDECLNGAAYIEEVVEDLGEDEARMAAGNNVYLSDAALEQPLVHQELVEDEAPEENDNATFLDDTPMEEERPDICQVYDHELEDHDDEEDEDGIMQAQTPGHQPIDISVLEGQEPPPSNNALRKLPREHSSPTEFPVSSSSMPNASYNYEFEDDLMGGGGHSPSKVAPLKRKYPPLMKNTLHGEAMDRRLASICQAQPQMSPAEKVSSWETAASEECAAVEDVESFEAAFDQYEAATAPLKQLNFLEFRETLARNLEKISREILQTSDESTQEQASSQSAERPVHRRFLHIMPTEETIVLDDDDDDCYEVVGMENASVTTLIPEEELQVDQQAEEEEVVLHDASDVKTMETQASEQRQLTKETSTTDLESSAAAPTAGSSAVHLDLVASASNAPPCPAAPEEVVELMQPNSSDQVPSEGRQLANAVLDVMRQQVQIQQQQFMEHKMQLQQQQMYRYQEQPQAPQEMPMQMAANQELTFSCPNDSMFYEQQEFCNYLGLTELATANAVATAMRELANSTVARRSLRVRPQQQLDRMRSDVRGKRRERERDRQQDKEKKLPLTTSSELSTDKEESSLPQVTEAVPRADGELSFICQLPATNVEEQRQSKHLYDTFFQEKGNHSMVTQSSREKERPKSPKETGTHRSSKERERCKSPKQLEHRSPKKQEAHKEHEDDRVHSVEAAFAKVYEAAAPAQSKLLEKMQQRLRQARETKPSIYIIKATSNASPQTPSPGRQQESRISPAPAHLLETFGGVGAPCPSAVIPRPAKINLTKTSPVKDVPSPVMAADSPKTPKHRKTHGATKPATATKRRRTTVGAPSSGKPARIRDLVTRSTTHLNSKLLRSRKVSLLKSYALSDEMAQGRAKRLSGGTAQGVKKVQMPKVVRANLKRPEPADKSLPEQHRLLQQQLAPPNSPRRKNNATVTTSATKSVNRLTKRTKRMRAKSLPSNLEAVDHAPVAAPRITDPVPLEVPKALVDPHKHVLDYAAVQVAAELTHVHSPVPAQTPYAQPALIYPPSPTSPPLNSKPPPHRQHAGQVDPAQKVLATPPGGLLRLSEGSSTLANPLSAKHGKVLYMYYELEQLIVLQENCITFWKYSKVFNVLHQPRRQPSFDGTRKSPAAQLHHPYARNSKDEEQELQVGPRWVYLGRVRRLTNETEIFTPFGSRICVHNSTPVYLEMRSRPLDHHKREVKLTSLHVNVYYFCEEELRPRMHSVHLDAVNCEWPNVIYTTITESRYFVMAWQQELVMGKPRSGICKYSLTPTLDTLASIREFKQLRHELRHIECLSEDRLIGYGQTRVTIWDHRSGDTLMNYDLGRPLGSSLAAMHYPSIDIDQSSMLVLYQHLKEPNRPAEVHVIACELSHATPSHRLLQVHRLPSPQFDDTTEAINTGDHLIIKSATNDEAWISAADPRQLTYLAPQGNGVQRFYARHKSQVIEMSPQYLTVDSIANHMLKLAVQQQHLA, encoded by the exons ATGTCCAAGAGAGGCGCCGGTCTGATGGCCTACGTGACGGCGGAGGAGCAACTGCTGAACTGCTACTCGCCACTGGAAGGCGACGAGGTGGATTCGGAGGTGGTCGCAGGTCCAGCCGCCGGATCGGGCGTGGCTGATCATCGAGTGGCGCGCCCAGATTCAGAGGCGGAACCCCCCGAACCGGAATCGGACCTGGACCCCGCCGTAGACAGCATGCTGCACGTCATCTCCGACAACTCGGACATCCACAGCCTCATCTCCAGTGGCAGTGGCTTCAAGGGCTGGCCGGAGGAGCATCCGTCCACCAGTTTTGTCAGCGCGGGAGAACGCCTCATCTTCGGACTCTGCCGGCACATGATGACCGCGGAGGAGGCCGCTCCAGCGCCTGAATGGACCACATGCACGCCCGCCAAGCGTCCGTGCAGCAGCCACGATGTCATTGAGATCAATG ACTCGCCTGAATCAGCACAGGATCCGGCCATTGCTCTGATGCAGGCCGTGGTCAACAGTCCCGGCATCCTGCTGACCAACGGCAACGTCGACCAGTTCGCTATGGAGCAACATGGTGACGATGAGGAGGATGAACATGATCTTCAGGTGGCCGAGGAGGGAGAACAGTGCGTGATCTACGAGTCCGTGGATGGCGAGAATATGGTCGTGCTGGCGGAGGAGCACTGCTGCGAGATAATAGTGGCCACCCAGGGCGTGGCCTGCGAGCAGGAGTTCGCCAGGGCCATCCTGATGGCCGGAAACGGAACCGGGGCATTGCTGGGTCTGCTGCCGGAGGAAAGTGGTGGTGCGAATGATGAGTGCCTCAATGGGGCTGCCTACATTGAGGAGGTGGTGGAGGATTTGGGCGAGGACGAGGCACGTATGGCGGCTGGAAACAATGTGTACCTCAGCGATGCAGCGCTGGAGCAGCCACTGGTTCACCAGGAGCTGGTCGAGGACGAGGCGCCTGAGGAGAACGATAACGCCACATTTTTGGATGATACGCCCATGGAGGAAGAACGGCCTGACATTTGTCAGGTGTATGATCACGAATTGGAGGACCACGACGACGAAGAAGACGAGGACGGCATCATGCAGGCTCAAACACCAGGCCACCAGCCCATCGACATCAGTGTTCTGGAGGGGCAGGAGCCACCGCCCAGTAACAATGCGCTGAGGAAGTTGCCTCGCGAGCACAGCAGTCCCACGGAGTTCCCGGTCAGCTCCTCCTCGATGCCCAACGCTAGCTACAACTATGAGTTCGAAGACGATTTAATGGGCGGCGGCGGGCATTCTCCGTCCAAAGTGGCGCCGCTGAAACGCAAGTATCCGCCACTGATGAAGAACACACTCCACGGCGAGGCTATGGATCGCAGGCTGGCCAGCATCTGCCAGGCTCAGCCGCAGATGAGTCCCGCCGAGAAGGTCTCTAGTTGGGAGACGGCGGCCAGCGAGGAGTGTGCAGCCGTGGAGGACGTGGAGAGCTTTGAGGCCGCCTTCGACCAGTATGAGGCTGCCACGGCCCCACTTAAGCAGCTCAACTTTCTCGAGTTTCGCGAAACGCTGGCCCGCAACCTAGAGAAGATCAGCCGCGAAATCTTGCAGACCTCCGACGAATCCACGCAAGAGCAAGCTAGCTCCCAGTCAGCGGAGCGTCCGGTCCATCGACGTTTCCTGCACATCATGCCCACCGAAGAGACCATTGTGctggacgacgacgacgatgattGCTATGAAGTGGTAGGCATGGAGAACGCCTCCGTCACCACATTGATTCCTGAGGAGGAGCTGCAGGTGGATCAACAAGCGGAGGAAGAAGAGGTTGTGCTTCACGATGCCTCCGATGTTAAGACCATGGAGACGCAAGCCTCTGAGCAGCGACAGCTTACCAAGGAGACCTCCACCACGGATTTGGAGAGCAGCGCGGCTGCACCAACAGCAGGATCATCCGCCGTCCATTTGGACCTGGTTGCATCTGCTTCCAATGCTCCACCTTGCCCCGCTGCCCCAGAAGAGGTAGTTGAGCTCATGCAGCCCAACTCCAGTGATCAGGTGCCCTCGGAGGGCCGGCAACTGGCCAATGCTGTCTTGGATGTGATGCGTCAGCAGGTGCAAATACAACAGCAGCAGTTTATGGAGCACAAgatgcagctgcagcaacaacagatGTATCGCTACCAGGAACAGCCACAAGCGCCGCAAG AGATGCCCATGCAAATGGCTGCGAATCAGGAGCTTACTTTCAGCTGCCCCAACGACAGCATGTTCTACGAGCAGCAGGAGTTCTGCAACTATCTGGGTCTCACTGAACTGGCCACGGCCAATGCGGTAGCTACTGCGATGCGGGAGCTGGCCAACAGCACGGTGGCCCGTCGATCGTTGCGGGTGCGACCCCAACAACAGCTGGACAGGATGCGCAGCGATGTGCGCGGCAAGCGGCGGGAGAGGGAACGCGATCGCCAGCAGGACAAGGAAAAGAAGCTGCCGCTGACCACCAGCAGTGAGCTTAGCACTGACAAAGAAGAATCCTCGTTGCCTCAGGTAACTGAAGCCGTTCCACGGGCGGATGGCGAGCTGAGTTTCATCTGCCAACTGCCTGCAACGAATGTGGAAGAGCAGCGCCAGTCCAAACACTTGTACGACACCTTTTTCCAGGAAAAGGGAAACCACTCAATGGTCACCCAGTCATCCAGAGAGAAAGAGCGACCCAAATCCCCCAAAGAAACGGGGACGCACCGGTCTTCAAAGGAGCGGGAGAGGTGCAAATCACCCAAGCAACTGGAGCACAGATCCCCCAAGAAGCAGGAGGCACACAAGGAACACGAGGATGATCGTGTGCACTCCGTTGAGGCAGCGTTTGCCAAGGTCTACGAGGCTGCCGCTCCTGCCCAGTCCAAGCTGCTGGAGAAGATGCAGCAACGCTTGCGCCAGGCGCGCGAGACCAAGCCATCGATCTACATCATCAAGGCAACGAGTAATGCCTCGCCGCAGACTCCATCGCCGGGAAGACAGCAGGAGTCACGCATTTCACCGGCACCCGCTCACTTGCTGGAAACTTTTGGAGGTGTGGGCGCCCCGTGTCCGTCTGCCGTGATTCCTCGACCTGCTAAGATAAATCTAACGAAGACCAGCCCAGTTAAAGATGTTCCATCACCCGTTATGGCAGCTGATTCGCCAAAAACGCCGAAGCATAGGAAAACCCATGGCGCTACCAAGCCAGCGACTGCCACAAAACGACGACGCACTACTGTGGGAGCTCCGAGCTCCGGGAAGCCTGCTCGCATCCGTGATCTGGTTACCCGTTCCACCACGCACCTCAACTCGAAGCTGCTGCGAAGCCGCAAGGTCAGTCTGCTCAAGAGCTACGCCCTCTCCGACGAAATGGCCCAGGGACGAGCCAAGCGGCTGAGCGGTGGCACAGCACAAGGTGTCAAAAAGGTTCAAATGCCCAAGGTTGTACGGGCGAACCTAAAGAGACCCGAACCCGCAGACAAGAGTCTTCCCGAGCAGCATcgcctgctgcagcagcaattgGCTCCGCCGAACAGTCCGCGCAGGAAGAACAATGCCACTGTGACGACAAGTGCAACGAAATCTGTTAATCGACTGACTAAGCGCACC AAGAGGATGCGTGCTAAATCTCTGCCTAGTAATCTTGAAGCAGTTGACCATGCCCCAGTCGCCGCTCCCAGGATCACAGATCCAGTGCCACTGGAAGTTCCCAAAGCTCTTGTGGATCCCCACAAACATGTGCTTGACTACGCCGCCGTACAGGTGGCTGCAGAACTGACCCACGTCCATTCCCCTGTGCCCGCTCAAACGCCTTATGCCCAGCCCGCGCTTATTTATCCGCCTTCGCCCACATCCCCGCCATTGAACTCGAAGCCGCCGCCGCATCGCCAGCATGCAGGACAAGTGGATCCTGCCCAAAAAGtgctggccacgccccccggcGGTCTGCTACGCCTCAGCGAGGGCTCATCGACGCTAGCGAATCCACTTTCCGCCAAGCACGGCAAGGTCCTCTACATGTACTACGAGCTGGAACAGCTTATCGTGCTGCAGGAGAACTGCATCACCTTCTGGAAGTACTCCAAAGTGTTCAACGTGCTGCACCAACCACGTCGGCAGCCCTCCTTCGATGGTACGAGGAAGTCGCCCGCGGCACAGCTTCATCATCCATATGCACGCAACTCCAAGGATGAAGAACAGGAGCTGCAAGTTGGCCCGCGATGGGTGTACTTGGGTAGAGTGCGCCGGCTTACTAATG AAACTGAGATCTTTACACCGTTTGGCAGCCGCATCTGCGTACACAACTCCACACCGGTGTACCTGGAAATGAGGAGCAGACCACTGGATCACCACAAGCGGGAGGTGAAGCTGACATCGCTGCACGTGAATGTGTACTACTTCTGCGAGGAGGAACTAAGGCCCAGGATGCACTCTGTGCACTTGGACGCGGTTAACTG CGAGTGGCCCAATGTCATATACACTACCATCACGGAGTCGCGCTACTTTGTGATGGCCTGGCAGCAGGAACTGGTGATGGGCAAGCCGCGCTCGGGCATCTGCAAGTACTCGCTGACGCCCACGCTGGATACGCTGGCCTCCATTCGGGAGTTCAAGCAGCTGCGCCACGAACTGCGCCACATCGAGTGCCTATCGGAGGATCGCCTGATCGGCTACGGACAGACGCGGGTCACGATTTGGGACCATCGCAGTGGTGACACTCTAATGAACTACGATCTGGGTCGTCCGCTGGGCAGCAGCCTGGCAGCCATGCACTATCCCAGCATTGACATTGACCAGAGCAGTATGCTGGTACTCTACCAGCATCTGAAGGAGCCAAACCGACCGGCTGAGGTGCATGTAATCGCCTGCGAACTTTCGCATGCCACGCCCTCGCACCGCCTGCTGCAGGTTCATCGCCTGCCATCTCCCCAGTTCGACGATACCACGGAGGCCATAAATACCGGCGACCATCTGATCATCAAGTCAGCAACGAACGACGAGGCCTGGATAAGTGCGGCCGATCCACGGCAGCTCACCTATTTGGCGCCGCAGGGCAATGGAGTGCAGCGATTTTACGCCCGCCACAAGTCCCAGGTGATCGAGATGTCGCCGCAATATCTGACGGTGGACAGCATCGCCAATCACATGCTGAAACTGGCTGTCCAACAGCAGCACTTGGCGTAG
- the LOC128263422 gene encoding uncharacterized protein LOC128263422, producing the protein MERFIYLVSDSKFKIDLKRRRQLSVILHQQFLKSALKEMFLLRVIELIVWLFSSVRTESLLLISTPPTNSPSYFIGYEIPENMYEAALAEKRKEKPSAPLDANTSVTRKISVTVSVDKELVIQSEKHSTALVLFERLEPMALPILASEAYDILRSTWKTSGTECQDEKKQGIKVETVSENRIPMGFPVDKIREVFALRMEDNIYYGLECRFLPDAECLAPPLDTIG; encoded by the exons ATGGAGAGATTTATCTACCTAGTCAGtgattcaaaatttaaaattgatttgaaaagAAGGCGACAATTGTCTGTCATTCTACATCAACAGTTCCTGAAAAGTGCcttaaaagaaatgtttttactGCGAGTAATCGAGCTTATAGTTTGGCTCTTTTCATCGGTGCGCACAGAAAGTTTGTTGCTAATTTCAACACCGCCGACGAACTCACCCTCCTACTTCATTGGCTACGAAATCCCAGAAAACATGTACGAAGCGGCTTTAGCGGAGAAGCGTAAAGAAAAGCCATCCGCACCGTTGGACGCCAACACCTCAGTAACCAGGAAGATATCGGTTACTGTCAGTGTGGATAAAGAGTTAGTCATCCAGTCGGAAAAACACTCCACCGCCCTCGTCCTGTTCGAAAGGCTGGAGCCAA TGGCATTACCGATTCTGGCGAGCGAAGCATACGACATACTCCGCAGCACATGGAAGACCAGTGGAACTGAGTGTCAAGACGAGAAGAAGCAGGGCATTAAAGTGGAAACAGTGTCAGAGAATAGAATACCAATGGGATTTCCGGTGGACAAGATAAGGGAAGTATTCGCCCTTCGGATGGAGGACAACATTTACTACGGCTTAGAATGCAGGTTCCTTCCCGATGCGGAATGTCTAGCGCCACCATTGGATACCATTGGTTAA
- the LOC128263421 gene encoding ER degradation-enhancing alpha-mannosidase-like protein 3 isoform X1, translating into MATASTSPAFLAPNKRLGWMLANLVALLILVAQVLTTETTMPTQNMSNKERAELREEARDMFYHAYNAYMENAYPADELMPLSCKGRYRGVTPSRGDMDDILGNFSMTLVDTLDTLVLLGDFTEFEHAVKLVIRDVQFDSDIIVSVFETNIRMVGGLLSAHILAEYLQKHADTMHWYKGELLEMSRELGYRLLPAFNTSTGIPHARVNLRLGMKDPQLKKSRETCTACAGTILLEFAALSRLTGDPIFEVRAHAAMDALWKLRHRGSDLMGTVLNVHSGDWVRRDSGVGAGIDSYYEYLFKSYVLLGDDKYLARFNRHYNAVMKYVSEGPMLLDVLMHRPHAKSKNFMDSLLAFWPGLQVLSGDLKPAVQTHEMLYQVMQMHTFIPEAFTVDFQIHWGQHPLRPEFIESTYFLYRATGDHHYLQVGKRALKTLQQYAKVSCGYAAVNDVRTGKHEDRMDSFVLSETIKYLFLMFADPQDLIINVDEFVFTTEAHLLPLSIAQLGNATFSFRQSDEHNVLDFMRTCPSSNKLFPEKVRKPLRNFITGSCPRTTAGKRLSALDFQASNADHLRAVYDMGITMVSVGDRSQGKVRLFHSFYNAKSHEEGEMGLQFMQEMLELTKMQSINQLAQLQAVAYATDEKAQEWIALMAGPSHFSPELIGDQFVQGDVVLAKPLRACDELLENAEEAKGKVLVAERGDCTFVSKARLAQKVGAAALIVCDNVPGSSGETQPMFAMSGDGKDDVLIPVVFMYSVEFGKLSAVMQRRKQPLRVRVMQMVEFKRWQLAKAQRQNQTATATPKPDKEL; encoded by the exons ATGGCCACCGCATCCACCTCACCCGCATTCCTCGCTCCCAATAAGCGGCTAGGATGGATGCTCGCCAACCTGGTGGCCCTGCTCATCCTGGTGGCCCAAGTCCTGACCACCGAAACCACCATGCCCACGCAGAACATGTCCAACAAGGAGCGGGCTGAACTCAG GGAAGAGGCCCGCGATATGTTCTATCATGCATATAACGCCTACATGGAAAACGCCTATCCGGCTGATGAGCTGATGCCGCTCTCCTGCAAAGGACGCTATCGCGGAGTGACGCCCTCACGAGGCGATATGGACGATATCCTCGGAAA CTTCTCCATGACTCTGGTGGACACTCTGGACACCCTGGTGCTGCTGGGAGATTTCACCGAGTTTGAGCACGCGGTGAAGCTGGTTATCCGCGACGTTCAGTTTGACAGCGACATTATTGTGTCGGTGTTTGAAACGAACATTCGCATGGTCGGTGGCCTGCTGTCGGCCCACATCCTGGCGGAGTATCTGCAGAAGCATGCGGACACGATGCACTGGTACAAGGGCGAGCTGCTGGAGATGTCCCGCGAGTTGGGCTACCGATTGTTGCCCGCATTCAACACATCCACGGGTATACCGCATGCACGGGTTAATCTCCGACTGGGCATGAAGGATCCCCAGTTAAAGAAGTCCCGTGAGACTTGTACTGCATGCGCGGGAACCATTCTGCTTGAATTCGCAGCTCTGTCGCGGCTTACTGGCGATCCCATCTTTGAGGTGCGAGCCCATGCTGCCATGGATGCGTTATGGAAGCTACGGCATCGTGGCTCCGATCTCATGGGCACAGTGCTCAATGTCCACTCAGGCGACTGGGTGCGCCGGGATTCCGGAGTCGGAGCCGGCATCGACAGCTACTACGAGTACCTGTTCAAGTCGTACGTCCTGCTGGGCGACGACAAGTACCTGGCCCGCTTCAACCGCCACTACAACGCCGTGATGAAGTACGTCAGCGAGGGGCCCATGCTGCTGGACGTCCTGATGCACAGGCCACATGCCAAGTCAAAGAACTTCATGGATTCACTCCTGGCCTTTTGGCCTGGCCTGCAAGTGCTTTCCGGCGACCTCAAGCCAGCCGTGCAGACGCACGAAATGCTCTACCAG GTTATGCAGATGCACACCTTCATTCCAGAAGCTTTTACCGTAGACTTCCAAATACACTGGGGCCAGCATCCACTGCGCCCGGAGTTCATCGAGTCCACCTACTTCCTTTACCGCGCCACTGGCGACCATCACTACCTGCAGGTGGGCAAGCGGGCTCTGAAAACACTGCAGCAGTACGCCAAGGTCTCCTGCGGCTATGCCGCCGTCAATGATGTGCGCACTGGCAAGCACGAGGATCGCATGGACTCGTTTGTGCTCTCCGAGACAATCAAGTACCTCTTCCTGATGTTCGCCGATCCCCAGGATCTGATCATCAACGTCGATGAGTTTGTCTTCACGACCGAAGCTCACCTGCTGCCCCTATCGATTGCCCAACTAGGGAATGCCACGTTTA GCTTTCGGCAGTCGGACGAACACAACGTACTCGACTTCATGCGCACCTGCCCCAGTTCAAATAAGCTTTTTCCTGAGAAAGTACGCAAACCACTGCGCAACTTCATTACGGGCTCGTGTCCGCGAACGACCGCCGGAAAGCGACTCAGCGCCCTGGATTTTCAGGCAAGCAATGCAGATCATCTGCGAGCTGTTTACGACATGGGCATTACCATGGTTTCGGTAGGCGACCGCAGCCAAGGCAAGGTGCGACTGTTTCATAGTTTCTATAAT GCCAAAAGCCATGAGGAAGGCGAAATGGGACTGCAGTTTATGCAGGAGATGCTTGAGCTGACCAAGATGCAGAGCATAAATCAGCTGGCGCAACTGCAG GCTGTGGCCTATGCCACCGACGAGAAGGCTCAGGAATGGATCGCCCTGATGGCAGGGCCCTCGCACTTCAGCCCCGAGCTAATCGGCGACCAGTTCGTCCAGGGAGATGTGGTGCTAGCCAAACCGCTGCGTGCCTGCGATGAGCTGCTGGAGAACGCGGAGGAGGCCAAGGGCAAGGTCCTGGTGGCCGAGCGCGGCGACTGCACGTTCGTGAGCAAGGCACGGCTGGCCCAAAAGGTGGGCGCGGCGGCGCTGATTGTCTGTGATAATGTACCGGGCTCTTCCGGCGAGACGCAGCCCATGTTCGCCATGTCCGGCGACGGCAAGGACGACGTGCTCATTCCGGTCGTCTTCATGTACAGCGTGGAGTTCGGCAAGCTGTCGGCGGTGATGCAGCGGCGGAAGCAACCGCTCCGCGTCCGTGTCATGCAGATGGTGGAGTTCAAGCGATGGCAGCTGGCCAAGGCGCAGCGGCAGAATCAAACCGCAACGGCAACACCGAAACCGGACAAAGAGTTGTAG
- the LOC128263421 gene encoding ER degradation-enhancing alpha-mannosidase-like protein 3 isoform X2, whose product MATASTSPAFLAPNKRLGWMLANLVALLILVAQVLTTETTMPTQNMSNKERAELREEARDMFYHAYNAYMENAYPADELMPLSCKGRYRGVTPSRGDMDDILGNFSMTLVDTLDTLVLLGDFTEFEHAVKLVIRDVQFDSDIIVSVFETNIRMVGGLLSAHILAEYLQKHADTMHWYKGELLEMSRELGYRLLPAFNTSTGIPHARVNLRLGMKDPQLKKSRETCTACAGTILLEFAALSRLTGDPIFEVRAHAAMDALWKLRHRGSDLMGTVLNVHSGDWVRRDSGVGAGIDSYYEYLFKSYVLLGDDKYLARFNRHYNAVMKYVSEGPMLLDVLMHRPHAKSKNFMDSLLAFWPGLQVLSGDLKPAVQTHEMLYQVMQMHTFIPEAFTVDFQIHWGQHPLRPEFIESTYFLYRATGDHHYLQVGKRALKTLQQYAKVSCGYAAVNDVRTGKHEDRMDSFVLSETIKYLFLMFADPQDLIINVDEFVFTTEAHLLPLSIAQLGNATFSFRQSDEHNVLDFMRTCPSSNKLFPEKVRKPLRNFITGSCPRTTAGKRLSALDFQASNADHLRAVYDMGITMVSVGDRSQGKAKSHEEGEMGLQFMQEMLELTKMQSINQLAQLQAVAYATDEKAQEWIALMAGPSHFSPELIGDQFVQGDVVLAKPLRACDELLENAEEAKGKVLVAERGDCTFVSKARLAQKVGAAALIVCDNVPGSSGETQPMFAMSGDGKDDVLIPVVFMYSVEFGKLSAVMQRRKQPLRVRVMQMVEFKRWQLAKAQRQNQTATATPKPDKEL is encoded by the exons ATGGCCACCGCATCCACCTCACCCGCATTCCTCGCTCCCAATAAGCGGCTAGGATGGATGCTCGCCAACCTGGTGGCCCTGCTCATCCTGGTGGCCCAAGTCCTGACCACCGAAACCACCATGCCCACGCAGAACATGTCCAACAAGGAGCGGGCTGAACTCAG GGAAGAGGCCCGCGATATGTTCTATCATGCATATAACGCCTACATGGAAAACGCCTATCCGGCTGATGAGCTGATGCCGCTCTCCTGCAAAGGACGCTATCGCGGAGTGACGCCCTCACGAGGCGATATGGACGATATCCTCGGAAA CTTCTCCATGACTCTGGTGGACACTCTGGACACCCTGGTGCTGCTGGGAGATTTCACCGAGTTTGAGCACGCGGTGAAGCTGGTTATCCGCGACGTTCAGTTTGACAGCGACATTATTGTGTCGGTGTTTGAAACGAACATTCGCATGGTCGGTGGCCTGCTGTCGGCCCACATCCTGGCGGAGTATCTGCAGAAGCATGCGGACACGATGCACTGGTACAAGGGCGAGCTGCTGGAGATGTCCCGCGAGTTGGGCTACCGATTGTTGCCCGCATTCAACACATCCACGGGTATACCGCATGCACGGGTTAATCTCCGACTGGGCATGAAGGATCCCCAGTTAAAGAAGTCCCGTGAGACTTGTACTGCATGCGCGGGAACCATTCTGCTTGAATTCGCAGCTCTGTCGCGGCTTACTGGCGATCCCATCTTTGAGGTGCGAGCCCATGCTGCCATGGATGCGTTATGGAAGCTACGGCATCGTGGCTCCGATCTCATGGGCACAGTGCTCAATGTCCACTCAGGCGACTGGGTGCGCCGGGATTCCGGAGTCGGAGCCGGCATCGACAGCTACTACGAGTACCTGTTCAAGTCGTACGTCCTGCTGGGCGACGACAAGTACCTGGCCCGCTTCAACCGCCACTACAACGCCGTGATGAAGTACGTCAGCGAGGGGCCCATGCTGCTGGACGTCCTGATGCACAGGCCACATGCCAAGTCAAAGAACTTCATGGATTCACTCCTGGCCTTTTGGCCTGGCCTGCAAGTGCTTTCCGGCGACCTCAAGCCAGCCGTGCAGACGCACGAAATGCTCTACCAG GTTATGCAGATGCACACCTTCATTCCAGAAGCTTTTACCGTAGACTTCCAAATACACTGGGGCCAGCATCCACTGCGCCCGGAGTTCATCGAGTCCACCTACTTCCTTTACCGCGCCACTGGCGACCATCACTACCTGCAGGTGGGCAAGCGGGCTCTGAAAACACTGCAGCAGTACGCCAAGGTCTCCTGCGGCTATGCCGCCGTCAATGATGTGCGCACTGGCAAGCACGAGGATCGCATGGACTCGTTTGTGCTCTCCGAGACAATCAAGTACCTCTTCCTGATGTTCGCCGATCCCCAGGATCTGATCATCAACGTCGATGAGTTTGTCTTCACGACCGAAGCTCACCTGCTGCCCCTATCGATTGCCCAACTAGGGAATGCCACGTTTA GCTTTCGGCAGTCGGACGAACACAACGTACTCGACTTCATGCGCACCTGCCCCAGTTCAAATAAGCTTTTTCCTGAGAAAGTACGCAAACCACTGCGCAACTTCATTACGGGCTCGTGTCCGCGAACGACCGCCGGAAAGCGACTCAGCGCCCTGGATTTTCAGGCAAGCAATGCAGATCATCTGCGAGCTGTTTACGACATGGGCATTACCATGGTTTCGGTAGGCGACCGCAGCCAAGGCAAG GCCAAAAGCCATGAGGAAGGCGAAATGGGACTGCAGTTTATGCAGGAGATGCTTGAGCTGACCAAGATGCAGAGCATAAATCAGCTGGCGCAACTGCAG GCTGTGGCCTATGCCACCGACGAGAAGGCTCAGGAATGGATCGCCCTGATGGCAGGGCCCTCGCACTTCAGCCCCGAGCTAATCGGCGACCAGTTCGTCCAGGGAGATGTGGTGCTAGCCAAACCGCTGCGTGCCTGCGATGAGCTGCTGGAGAACGCGGAGGAGGCCAAGGGCAAGGTCCTGGTGGCCGAGCGCGGCGACTGCACGTTCGTGAGCAAGGCACGGCTGGCCCAAAAGGTGGGCGCGGCGGCGCTGATTGTCTGTGATAATGTACCGGGCTCTTCCGGCGAGACGCAGCCCATGTTCGCCATGTCCGGCGACGGCAAGGACGACGTGCTCATTCCGGTCGTCTTCATGTACAGCGTGGAGTTCGGCAAGCTGTCGGCGGTGATGCAGCGGCGGAAGCAACCGCTCCGCGTCCGTGTCATGCAGATGGTGGAGTTCAAGCGATGGCAGCTGGCCAAGGCGCAGCGGCAGAATCAAACCGCAACGGCAACACCGAAACCGGACAAAGAGTTGTAG